The following are encoded together in the Rubidibacter lacunae KORDI 51-2 genome:
- a CDS encoding DUF6444 domain-containing protein → MTPLLPEFPQDRDALEQMPKSALIDLLRQQQQVIEQLVAAVERLKRLLDSDSQTSSKLPSSDLIKRLENPVKPKPTSDPPPRRPGGQPGHPGKTRKGFVHFDRCGVPLAPLSTSV, encoded by the coding sequence ATGACACCGCTATTGCCCGAGTTCCCTCAAGACCGCGATGCTCTCGAGCAGATGCCCAAGTCGGCATTGATTGACTTGCTTCGTCAGCAGCAGCAAGTTATCGAGCAGCTCGTCGCCGCGGTCGAACGCCTCAAACGTCTGCTCGATTCTGACTCCCAGACCTCCTCGAAGCTCCCTTCCAGCGACCTCATCAAGCGCTTAGAGAACCCGGTCAAACCCAAGCCGACCTCCGACCCCCCACCGCGCCGACCGGGCGGACAACCCGGTCATCCTGGCAAAACTCGCAAGGGGTTCGTTCACTTCGACCGCTGTGGCGTGCCACTCGCGCCACTGTCAACATCCGTATGA
- the dtd gene encoding D-aminoacyl-tRNA deacylase encodes MRVVVQRVRASQVTIAKETTGAIARGLMLLVGIAPTDTDAELAWMARKCLYLRLFPGEDGTAWARSVADISGELLVVSQFTLYGDCRKGRRPSFIGASTPTVAEALYDRFAELLRASGLRVATGKFGADMQVRIDNDGPVTLLLEREAGT; translated from the coding sequence ATGCGGGTTGTAGTGCAGCGGGTAAGGGCGTCGCAGGTAACAATAGCCAAAGAAACGACCGGTGCGATCGCGCGGGGGCTGATGTTATTGGTTGGGATTGCACCAACGGATACGGATGCCGAGCTTGCATGGATGGCGCGTAAATGTTTGTACCTGCGGTTGTTTCCGGGAGAGGATGGCACGGCGTGGGCGCGGTCGGTTGCCGATATCAGCGGTGAGTTGCTGGTGGTCAGCCAGTTCACGCTGTACGGGGACTGCCGCAAGGGACGGCGACCATCGTTTATCGGCGCCTCAACACCAACCGTTGCCGAGGCACTGTACGATCGCTTCGCGGAGTTGTTGCGAGCAAGCGGGCTGCGCGTGGCGACGGGTAAGTTTGGTGCGGACATGCAGGTTCGCATCGACAATGACGGACCCGTAACGCTCTTATTAGAACGCGAGGCCGGCACATGA
- a CDS encoding DUF3288 family protein: MKDQEHPRSRQDRDVVNRLLRDGPTEANLIDLARLRIRYNGFPGARAIQRDLDLLLQQWQLDEDSLFARTRALYVSRNLQGHSSLTDEQDWS; this comes from the coding sequence ATGAAAGATCAAGAACATCCGCGATCGCGCCAAGACCGTGATGTCGTCAATCGCTTATTGCGGGACGGTCCGACGGAGGCAAACTTAATCGACCTGGCGCGGTTGCGCATCCGATACAATGGATTTCCTGGCGCACGTGCTATCCAACGCGACCTCGATCTGCTGTTACAGCAGTGGCAACTGGACGAAGACAGTCTGTTTGCCCGCACGCGTGCCCTATACGTCAGCCGCAATCTGCAAGGGCATTCTTCCCTCACCGACGAGCAGGATTGGAGTTGA
- a CDS encoding tetratricopeptide repeat protein: MFARHYLVMFLGVAALALASCSSTSLDPATEELSIGKNNFKANTKDNIKGNIKTQLAQSLPEGSPAREKAEALFEAGEDSVRAGDYEQAIDEFTEAISIDPNFAKALGNRGLARARFEDYIGAISDYDRAIAVDPSLSDVYYNRGLVYLNLGKFEDAIADFTRAIDRKPDFAQALGNRGFARAKLHDYTGAVNDLQQAGEIFRAEGNDAAYYRIQHAIKYLRP; encoded by the coding sequence ATGTTCGCCCGACATTATTTAGTGATGTTCCTTGGTGTTGCCGCGCTTGCGCTCGCAAGCTGTAGTTCTACCTCACTCGATCCGGCTACTGAGGAGCTATCTATCGGCAAAAACAATTTCAAAGCCAATACCAAAGACAATATTAAAGGGAATATCAAAACCCAACTGGCACAATCGCTTCCCGAAGGCTCGCCTGCACGTGAGAAGGCGGAGGCACTGTTCGAAGCAGGCGAAGATAGCGTGCGCGCGGGTGACTACGAACAGGCAATTGACGAGTTTACAGAAGCGATTTCCATCGATCCAAACTTCGCAAAGGCACTAGGCAATCGCGGGCTAGCGCGGGCACGCTTCGAAGATTACATCGGTGCGATTTCCGATTACGACCGCGCGATCGCGGTCGACCCCAGCCTCTCGGACGTGTACTACAACCGAGGACTTGTGTACCTCAATCTCGGCAAGTTCGAAGACGCGATCGCCGACTTCACGCGCGCGATCGACCGCAAACCCGACTTCGCTCAGGCGCTGGGCAATCGCGGTTTTGCTCGTGCCAAGCTGCACGATTACACGGGTGCGGTTAACGACTTGCAGCAAGCGGGAGAAATCTTTCGCGCCGAGGGCAATGACGCTGCGTACTATCGCATCCAACACGCGATCAAATACTTGCGTCCTTAG